A region of Argentina anserina chromosome 5, drPotAnse1.1, whole genome shotgun sequence DNA encodes the following proteins:
- the LOC126794143 gene encoding KH domain-containing protein HEN4-like produces the protein MSAPLTPSKRPHDDDDDDASEPNEKAKILKSADYDDDQHVFRVLCPESKLGCLTTDGDKIHEETLVRVRVEEAVPGCDERVVVIGSEESDPPGAAAVKKALQLVFERMVEEGSQGGAEGDGNKAVAIVFRLLVLSNQIGCILGIGGSVIKQMASESGAQIRIVPRDKLPLCAPAAYELVQITGEVDAVRKALDSVSQQLLENLPRASASSLLNSTGPSSQPSPRPEVTLPPEQSQEKPYRDQAAEVGDNHSAGHPRIPKIHGSGVPGGMNSSQEVLNFRLLCHQERVGGVIGKGGTIIRILKQETGCEIKVMDAVSDSEDRVIIVSGPAHPDDRISALQDAVLRVHDRIARAVPITKEQPIAARLLISSNQTGCLLGKGGAIIAEMRKSSRAYIRLLPKDQIPKCVSDDDEVIQMNGELEAVNDALLQITSRLQHHFFREAFSSLSYPPNPAFTDQLPFRPFLRRDFSPPRMHSNFGPSFGGLASHGGFHPLHLSERRPWASQGLLEGGGPMGLPNFTGGPHRRIPGFGGSQPAIITSTTIEAVVPSSLIPIINGEDGECLKQIRQISDAKITITEPLPGAKETLIIISGTPEQTHAAQSLIQAFVMSETDSS, from the exons ATGTCAGCTCCATTGACACCTTCCAAGCGACCtcacgacgacgacgacgacgacgctTCGGAGCCGAATGAGAAAGCGAAGATCCTCAAGTCTGCGGATTATGATGACGATCAACATGTATTTCGGGTACTGTGCCCCGAGTCCAAACTCGGCTGTCTCACTACTGATGGCGACAAAATACATGAGGAGACTCTGGTGAGGGTGAGAGTTGAGGAAGCTGTACCCGGCTGCGACGAAAGAGTTGTTGTTATTGGCAGTGAGGAGAGTGATCCTCCTGGGGCGGCGGCTGTTAAGAAGGCTTTGCAACTTGTGTTTGAGAGAATGGTGGAAGAAGGGAGTCAAGGAGGAGCGGAGGGAGACGGCAACAAGGCTGTGGCAATTGTGTTCAGGTTGTTAGTTCTGTCGAATCAGATAGGCTGCATTTTGGGGATTGGTGGCAGTGTGATCAAGCAGATGGCGTCCGAGAGTGGTGCGCAAATTCGGATTGTTCCTAGAGATAAACTTCCATTGTGTGCACCAGCTGCCTATGAATTAGTTCAG ATCACTGGTGAGGTTGATGCTGTCAGGAAAGCTCTAGATTCTGTTAGTCAGCAGCTTTTGGAAAATCTGCCTCGTGCTAGTGCTTCTTCCCTTCTCAACTCCACAGGGCCGTCATCTCAACCCTCTCCAAGACCAGAAGTAACTCTGCCACCAGAGCAGTCTCAAGAAAAGCCCTATAGGGATCAGGCTGCTGAAGTTGGGGATAACCATTCAGCTGGTCATCCACGGATTCCAAAGATTCATGGTTCTGGCGTCCCTGGTGGGATGAACTCTTCACAAGAAGTCCTAAATTTCCGCTTATTGTGCCACCAAGAGAGAGTAGGAGGTGTAATTGGAAAGGGCGGAACGATTATCAGGATCCTTAAACAAGAAACAGGCTGTGAAATCAAGGTTATGGATGCTGTCTCCGATTCGGAGGATCGTGTTATCATTGTATCTGGTCCTGCG CACCCAGATGATAGGATATCAGCTCTGCAAGATGCCGTCCTTCGTGTGCATGATAGGATAGCCAGGGCAGTACCTATTACCAAGGAACAGCCCATAGCAGCGAGGCTTCTTATTTCCTCCAATCAAACTGGTTGTCTCCTTGGCAAGGGTGGTGCCATCATAGCTGAAATGAGAAAGTCATCTCGTGCTTATATACGTTTGTTGCCAAAGGATCAGATCCCCAAATGTGTttcagatgatgatgaagttaTTCAG ATGAATGGAGAACTTGAAGCAGTGAACGATGCTCTTCTGCAGATCACCAGTAGGCTGCAGCATCATTTCTTTCGCGAGGCATTTTCTTCTTTAAGTTATCCTCCAAATCCTGCATTTACAGATCAACTTCCTTTTCGACCATTTTTGAGGAGGGACTTTTCACCTCCAAGAATGCATTCTAACTTCGGCCCATCATTTGGTGGTCTGGCATCACATGGTGGTTTCCATCCTCTTCATTTATCAGAGAGAAGACCTTGGGCTTCTCAG GGACTTCTGGAGGGTGGTGGTCCAATGGGTTTGCCAAACTTTACTGGAGGTCCACATAGAAGGATTCCTGGGTTTGGAGGAAGCCAACCAGCAATAATTACCAGTACCACTATTGAAGCTGTTGTTCCTAGTTCCCTTATTCCGATAATAAATGGAGAAGATGGTGAATGCTTGAAACAAATCCGTCAG ATTTCGGATGCAAAAATTACAATTACTGAGCCTTTACCTGGAGCAAAGGAAACTTTGATTATTATATCAGGAACACCAGAACAAACTCATGCTGCGCAGAGTCTTATTCAAGCATTTGTGATGAGTGAAACAGATTCTTCATGA
- the LOC126793730 gene encoding probable inactive poly [ADP-ribose] polymerase SRO3 isoform X1 — MASHADVADPALKPNHDFLKAVTVRVPSSTPRDGDSACCSAWSSRAELTANFKRSVAPARVMYYERGSWINFPGRVVELLRSGFFERKAVLHLEIEGSTYLFDFTRMLQIDSGTGSQRSIAWIDDNGKCFFPKTFVSDELSGGSDSPRKIEIEVRVDVSGRTSGKRKRDDDEAEEENEETSSKRQQPQPQPQPQESWPSVKLLREGERAYTAVSNLFLKGIRRIDPTAKISSIRQCVRSGPLDKARLEVFEKQMEMTKAARGSANVVHAWYCGSSGDIQGILTHGFGLPSKVSGSHGVGLYLSHLSLPFSSSSSTGLLQPDDNGEKHVLLCRVILGNVEKVEAGSQQCYPSSVEFDTGVDDTRTPTRYVVWSSYMNRHVLPECVVSYRTSSHVPGSLPKKYHLTELISRVRNSLPSSKVQQLSNLVNGLKAGKLARNDFCHQFRLVVGEQLLRSAIPEMRGSEQGST, encoded by the exons ATGGCCTCCCACGCCGACGTCGCCGACCCAGCCCTCAAACCCAACCACGATTTCCTCAAGGCCGTCACCGTTAGGGTTCCGTCCTCGACGCCCCGCGACGGCGACTCCGCCTGCTGCTCGGCGTGGAGCAGCCGGGCCGAGCTCACCGCCAATTTCAAGCGGAGCGTGGCGCCGGCGCGGGTCATGTACTACGAGCGCGGATCCTGGATCAACTTCCCGGGTCGGGTCGTGGAGCTGCTCCGGTCGGGCTTCTTCGAGCGCAAGGCGGTGCTCCACCTTGAAATCGAAGGGTCAACGTACCTGTTTGACTTCACCCGCATGCTTCAGATCGACTCCGGCACCGGCAGCCAGCGCTCGATCGCGTGGATCGACGACAACGGGAAATGCTTCTTTCCGAAGACGTTCGTCAGCGACGAGCTCTCCGGCGGGTCGGATAGTCCGAGGAAGATCGAAATCGAGGTCCGGGTCGACGTCTCGGGTCGGACATCGGGCAAGAGAAAACGAGACGACGACGAAGCTGAGGAAGAGAACGAGGAGACGTCATCCAAACGTCAGCAGCCTCAGCCTCAGCCTCAGCCTCAGGAGTCTTGGCCGAGCGTGAAGCTgttgagagagggagagagagcttATACGGCGGTGAGCAATTTATTTCTGAAAGGGATCAGGAGGATTGATCCGACGGCTAAGATTAGTTCGATTCGTCAGTGCGTGCGGTCTGGGCCGTTGGATAAGGCTCGGCTGGAGGTCTTTGAGAAGCAGATGGAGATGACCAAGGCGGCTCGGGGGTCGGCGAATGTGGTCCACGCGTGGTATTGTGGGTCGTCTGGAGATATACAGGGGATTTTAACTCATGGGTTTGGCTTGCCCAGCAAGGTTTCTGGGTCTCATGGTGTTGGCCTATACTTATCTCATTTATCTTTACCTTTTAG tagtagtagtagtactgGGCTGTTGCAGCCCGATGATAATGGTGAAAAACATGTTCTTTTGTGCCGGGTTATATTAGGCAATGTGGAGAAGGTTGAGGCAGGGTCTCAGCAATGCTACCCTTCCAGTGTGGAGTTTGATACTGGTGTGGATGATACTAGGACTCCCACGCGGTATGTGGTGTGGTCAAGTTATATGAATAGGCACGTTCTGCCTGAGTGTGTTGTGAGCTACAGAACTTCTAGTCATGTGCCTG GTTCTCTGCCTAAGAAGTACCATCTAACGGAGTTGATCTCGAGGGTTAGGAATTCACTACCCTCTTCTAAAGTTCAGCAATTGTCCAATCTGGTAAATGGTTTAAAG GCTGGGAAGTTAGCAAGAAACGATTTCTGCCATCAGTTTCGATTAGTTGTGGGGGAGCAGTTACTGCGTTCTGCAATTCCTGAGATGCGTGGCTCAGAACAAGGTTCTACTTAG
- the LOC126793730 gene encoding probable inactive poly [ADP-ribose] polymerase SRO3 isoform X3 codes for MASHADVADPALKPNHDFLKAVTVRVPSSTPRDGDSACCSAWSSRAELTANFKRSVAPARVMYYERGSWINFPGRVVELLRSGFFERKAVLHLEIEGSTYLFDFTRMLQIDSGTGSQRSIAWIDDNGKCFFPKTFVSDELSGGSDSPRKIEIEVRVDVSGRTSGKRKRDDDEAEEENEETSSKRQQPQPQPQPQESWPSVKLLREGERAYTAVSNLFLKGIRRIDPTAKISSIRQCVRSGPLDKARLEVFEKQMEMTKAARGSANVVHAWYCGSSGDIQGILTHGFGLPSKVSGSHGVGLYLSHLSLPFSSSTGLLQPDDNGEKHVLLCRVILGNVEKVEAGSQQCYPSSVEFDTGVDDTRTPTRYVVWSSYMNRHVLPECVVSYRTSSHVPGSLPKKYHLTELISRVRNSLPSSKVQQLSNLVNGLKAGKLARNDFCHQFRLVVGEQLLRSAIPEMRGSEQGST; via the exons ATGGCCTCCCACGCCGACGTCGCCGACCCAGCCCTCAAACCCAACCACGATTTCCTCAAGGCCGTCACCGTTAGGGTTCCGTCCTCGACGCCCCGCGACGGCGACTCCGCCTGCTGCTCGGCGTGGAGCAGCCGGGCCGAGCTCACCGCCAATTTCAAGCGGAGCGTGGCGCCGGCGCGGGTCATGTACTACGAGCGCGGATCCTGGATCAACTTCCCGGGTCGGGTCGTGGAGCTGCTCCGGTCGGGCTTCTTCGAGCGCAAGGCGGTGCTCCACCTTGAAATCGAAGGGTCAACGTACCTGTTTGACTTCACCCGCATGCTTCAGATCGACTCCGGCACCGGCAGCCAGCGCTCGATCGCGTGGATCGACGACAACGGGAAATGCTTCTTTCCGAAGACGTTCGTCAGCGACGAGCTCTCCGGCGGGTCGGATAGTCCGAGGAAGATCGAAATCGAGGTCCGGGTCGACGTCTCGGGTCGGACATCGGGCAAGAGAAAACGAGACGACGACGAAGCTGAGGAAGAGAACGAGGAGACGTCATCCAAACGTCAGCAGCCTCAGCCTCAGCCTCAGCCTCAGGAGTCTTGGCCGAGCGTGAAGCTgttgagagagggagagagagcttATACGGCGGTGAGCAATTTATTTCTGAAAGGGATCAGGAGGATTGATCCGACGGCTAAGATTAGTTCGATTCGTCAGTGCGTGCGGTCTGGGCCGTTGGATAAGGCTCGGCTGGAGGTCTTTGAGAAGCAGATGGAGATGACCAAGGCGGCTCGGGGGTCGGCGAATGTGGTCCACGCGTGGTATTGTGGGTCGTCTGGAGATATACAGGGGATTTTAACTCATGGGTTTGGCTTGCCCAGCAAGGTTTCTGGGTCTCATGGTGTTGGCCTATACTTATCTCATTTATCTTTACCTTTTAG tagtagtactgGGCTGTTGCAGCCCGATGATAATGGTGAAAAACATGTTCTTTTGTGCCGGGTTATATTAGGCAATGTGGAGAAGGTTGAGGCAGGGTCTCAGCAATGCTACCCTTCCAGTGTGGAGTTTGATACTGGTGTGGATGATACTAGGACTCCCACGCGGTATGTGGTGTGGTCAAGTTATATGAATAGGCACGTTCTGCCTGAGTGTGTTGTGAGCTACAGAACTTCTAGTCATGTGCCTG GTTCTCTGCCTAAGAAGTACCATCTAACGGAGTTGATCTCGAGGGTTAGGAATTCACTACCCTCTTCTAAAGTTCAGCAATTGTCCAATCTGGTAAATGGTTTAAAG GCTGGGAAGTTAGCAAGAAACGATTTCTGCCATCAGTTTCGATTAGTTGTGGGGGAGCAGTTACTGCGTTCTGCAATTCCTGAGATGCGTGGCTCAGAACAAGGTTCTACTTAG
- the LOC126793730 gene encoding probable inactive poly [ADP-ribose] polymerase SRO3 isoform X2, with protein MASHADVADPALKPNHDFLKAVTVRVPSSTPRDGDSACCSAWSSRAELTANFKRSVAPARVMYYERGSWINFPGRVVELLRSGFFERKAVLHLEIEGSTYLFDFTRMLQIDSGTGSQRSIAWIDDNGKCFFPKTFVSDELSGGSDSPRKIEIEVRVDVSGRTSGKRKRDDDEAEEENEETSSKRQQPQPQPQPQESWPSVKLLREGERAYTAVSNLFLKGIRRIDPTAKISSIRQCVRSGPLDKARLEVFEKQMEMTKAARGSANVVHAWYCGSSGDIQGILTHGFGLPSKVSGSHGVGLYLSHLSLPFSSSSTGLLQPDDNGEKHVLLCRVILGNVEKVEAGSQQCYPSSVEFDTGVDDTRTPTRYVVWSSYMNRHVLPECVVSYRTSSHVPGSLPKKYHLTELISRVRNSLPSSKVQQLSNLVNGLKAGKLARNDFCHQFRLVVGEQLLRSAIPEMRGSEQGST; from the exons ATGGCCTCCCACGCCGACGTCGCCGACCCAGCCCTCAAACCCAACCACGATTTCCTCAAGGCCGTCACCGTTAGGGTTCCGTCCTCGACGCCCCGCGACGGCGACTCCGCCTGCTGCTCGGCGTGGAGCAGCCGGGCCGAGCTCACCGCCAATTTCAAGCGGAGCGTGGCGCCGGCGCGGGTCATGTACTACGAGCGCGGATCCTGGATCAACTTCCCGGGTCGGGTCGTGGAGCTGCTCCGGTCGGGCTTCTTCGAGCGCAAGGCGGTGCTCCACCTTGAAATCGAAGGGTCAACGTACCTGTTTGACTTCACCCGCATGCTTCAGATCGACTCCGGCACCGGCAGCCAGCGCTCGATCGCGTGGATCGACGACAACGGGAAATGCTTCTTTCCGAAGACGTTCGTCAGCGACGAGCTCTCCGGCGGGTCGGATAGTCCGAGGAAGATCGAAATCGAGGTCCGGGTCGACGTCTCGGGTCGGACATCGGGCAAGAGAAAACGAGACGACGACGAAGCTGAGGAAGAGAACGAGGAGACGTCATCCAAACGTCAGCAGCCTCAGCCTCAGCCTCAGCCTCAGGAGTCTTGGCCGAGCGTGAAGCTgttgagagagggagagagagcttATACGGCGGTGAGCAATTTATTTCTGAAAGGGATCAGGAGGATTGATCCGACGGCTAAGATTAGTTCGATTCGTCAGTGCGTGCGGTCTGGGCCGTTGGATAAGGCTCGGCTGGAGGTCTTTGAGAAGCAGATGGAGATGACCAAGGCGGCTCGGGGGTCGGCGAATGTGGTCCACGCGTGGTATTGTGGGTCGTCTGGAGATATACAGGGGATTTTAACTCATGGGTTTGGCTTGCCCAGCAAGGTTTCTGGGTCTCATGGTGTTGGCCTATACTTATCTCATTTATCTTTACCTTTTAG tagtagtagtactgGGCTGTTGCAGCCCGATGATAATGGTGAAAAACATGTTCTTTTGTGCCGGGTTATATTAGGCAATGTGGAGAAGGTTGAGGCAGGGTCTCAGCAATGCTACCCTTCCAGTGTGGAGTTTGATACTGGTGTGGATGATACTAGGACTCCCACGCGGTATGTGGTGTGGTCAAGTTATATGAATAGGCACGTTCTGCCTGAGTGTGTTGTGAGCTACAGAACTTCTAGTCATGTGCCTG GTTCTCTGCCTAAGAAGTACCATCTAACGGAGTTGATCTCGAGGGTTAGGAATTCACTACCCTCTTCTAAAGTTCAGCAATTGTCCAATCTGGTAAATGGTTTAAAG GCTGGGAAGTTAGCAAGAAACGATTTCTGCCATCAGTTTCGATTAGTTGTGGGGGAGCAGTTACTGCGTTCTGCAATTCCTGAGATGCGTGGCTCAGAACAAGGTTCTACTTAG
- the LOC126796425 gene encoding amino acid permease 6: protein MSEFQKPSMYIDHNPSTIENGDFRKNVDDDGRPKRTGTWLTASAHIITAVIGSGVLSLAWGISQLGWVAGPIVLMIFSFITYFTSTLLADCYRSPDPVSGKRNYTYMDVVQANLGGRKVQLCGLAQYGNLIGVTIGYTIIASISMVAVKRSNCFHKLGVHDHMKCHTSNNPFMIIFACFQILLSQIPNFHKLSWLSILAAVMSFAYSSIGLGLSVAKVIDGPPARTTLTGVTVGVDVSGSEKIWKTFQAIGDIAFAYAYSTVLVEIQDTLGSPPAENKSMKRATSIGISTTTVFYVLCGCVGYAAFGNDAPGNFLTGFGFYEPFWLVDIANICIAIHLIGAYQVFCQPVYGFVESKCAKRWPESKFINREYAVNIPCCGAYNFNSFRLVWRTAYVVMTAILAMLFPFFNDFLGLLGAASFWPLTVYFPIEMYIARTKMPKYSFTWTWMKILSWICLVISLVAAAASIQGLATDVKKYKPFQTEQ, encoded by the exons ATGTCTGAGTTTCAGAAGCCCAGCATGTACATAGACCACAACCCCTCTACCATCGAAAATGGAGACTTCCGCAAGAACGTCGACGACGATGGTCGCCCCAAAAGAACTG GGACATGGCTGACTGCTAGTGCACATATCATAACTGCGGTGATTGGCTCCGGTGTGCTATCCCTGGCATGGGGGATATCCCAGTTGGGTTGGGTTGCCGGCCCGATTGTTCTCATGATCTTCTCCTTCATAACTTACTTCACCTCCACTCTGCTCGCCGACTGTTACAGGTCTCCGGACCCTGTCTCCGGCAAGAGAAACTATACCTACATGGATGTCGTACAAGCAAATCTAG GAGGCAGAAAGGTTCAGCTATGTGGCCTGGCTCAGTATGGGAATCTTATCGGTGTTACCATCGGTTACACTATTATTGCTTCCATCAGCATGGT AGCGGTGAAGAGGTCGAATTGTTTCCACAAACTTGGCGTTCATGATCATATGAAGTGCCACACGTCCAATAACCCATTCATGATAATATTTGCTTGCTTCCAGATCTTGCTCAGCCAAATACCAAACTTCCATAAGCTCTCATGGCTCTCCATCCTCGCAGCCGTCATGTCATTTGCCTACTCTTCGATCGGCCTCGGTCTTTCAGTAGCCAAAGTTATAG ACGGACCACCTGCAAGGACAACCTTAACCGGAGTTACGGTGGGGGTGGACGTGTCTGGCTCCGAGAAAATTTGGAAGACATTCCAAGCCATTGGAGACATTGCATTCGCCTATGCTTACTCTACTGTTCTTGTGGAGATACAG GACACATTGGGATCACCTCCGGCAGAAAACAAATCCATGAAGAGAGCAACTAGCATTGGCATCTCTACCACCACAGTGTTCTACGTCCTGTGCGGTTGCGTTGGTTATGCAGCGTTCGGGAATGACGCACCTGGAAATTTCCTCACCGGGTTCGGATTCTACGAACCCTTTTGGCTAGTCGACATTGCCAACATCTGCATTGCCATCCATCTCATTGGTGCCTACCAA GTCTTCTGCCAGCCCGTATACGGGTTTGTCGAAAGCAAGTGTGCGAAACGCTGGCCGGAAAGCAAGTTCATCAACAGAGAGTATGCCGTAAACATCCCTTGCTGCGGTGCATACAATTTCAACTCCTTCAGATTGGTGTGGAGGACTGCGTATGTGGTTATGACGGCAATCCTAGCCATGTTGTTTCCGTTTTTCAATGACTTCTTGGGCTTGCTCGGAGCAGCGTCGTTTTGGCCGTTGACTGTCTACTTTCCGATAGAGATGTACATTGCCAGGACTAAAATGCCAAAGTACTCATTCACATGGACTTGGATGAAGATATTAAGCTGGATTTGCTTGGTGATATCACTTGTTGCAGCTGCTGCTTCAATTCAGGGTCTGGCAACAGATGTGAAGAAATACAAGCCGTTCCAAACTGAACAATAA
- the LOC126795796 gene encoding LOW QUALITY PROTEIN: putative pentatricopeptide repeat-containing protein At5g52630 (The sequence of the model RefSeq protein was modified relative to this genomic sequence to represent the inferred CDS: inserted 4 bases in 3 codons; substituted 1 base at 1 genomic stop codon) — protein sequence MTNASLPQLHHPSSKSAPDSPTSLQPQPSLDSPNHARKLFDEMPHRNVVSWSGMISGYTQAGEGEEVLVLFKQALLEDVDVNDFTFXSVVRVCGSWTLLELGRQIHGLCFKTSFDSLSFVGSSLVALHSKCGVIGGAYHVFDELXVRNVGMWNAMMIACTQHMHTEKTFELFKQMESSGAKPNFITFLCVLYACSHAGLVEKGRHYFWLMKEYGIEPGEMHYATLVDLLGRAVKLQDAVKVIEGMPIEPTXSILGALLTGCRLHGDTELAASVADKIFELGSVGSGMHVLASNAYAAAGRFEEAAKSRMMLRDRGVKKETGLSWVEEGNKIHTFASGDRTHMRTKEIYWKLEELGDETERAGHVADTSFVLREVNNEGKNQTIRYHSERLAVAFGLLTIPPDRPIRIMNLRICGDCHSAIKYMSXCSGRAIIVRDNNRFHRFEKGKCTSGDYW from the exons ATGACCAACG CATCACTACCTCAATTGCATCACCCGTCGTCCAAATCTGCTCCAGACTCTCCTACCAGCCTTCAACCACAACCTTCTTTAGACTCTCCAAATCATGCCCGCAAGTTGTTCGATGAAATGCCTCACAGGAACGTGGTGTCTTGGAGTGGGATGATTTCGGGGTACACTCAAGCCGGCGAGGGCGAGGAGGTTTTGGTGCTTTTTAAGCAGGCGTTGCTTGAGGATGTCGACGTTAATGATTTTACAT CGAGCGTTGTGAGGGTTTGTGGCAGTTGGACGCTGCTTGAACTGGGGAGGCAGATACATGGGTTGTGTTTCAAGACGAGTTTTGATTCGTTGAGTTTTGTTGGGAGTTCTTTGGTGGCGCTGCACTCCAAGTGTGGAGTGATTGGAGGGGCGTATCATGTTTTTGATGAGC GCGTTAGGAATGTTGGAATGTGGAATGCAATGATGATAGCCTGCACGCAGCACATGCACACGGAGAAGACTTTTGAGCTGTTTAAGCAGATGGAAAGTAGTGGGGCGAAGCCGAATTTTATTACGTTTTTGTGTGTGCTCTATGCTTGTAGCCATGCTGGGCTGGTTGAAAAGGGGCGCCATTACTTTTGGCTCATGAAAGAGTATGGGATTGAGCCTGGTGAAATGCATTATGCAACCTTGGTGGACTTGCTTGGCCGAGCTGTAAAGTTGCAGGATGCAGTCAAAGTAATAGAGGGGATGCCCATTGAACCCAC GTCTATATTGGGAGCTCTTTTAACAGGTTGTCGTCTCCATGGAGACACCGAATTGGCAGCTTCCGTGGCTGACAAAATCTTTGAGCTGGGTTCTGTAGGCTCTGGAATGCATGTGCTCGCATCTAATGCTTATGCTGCTGCGGGGAGATTTGAGGAAGCAGCAAAATCTAGGATGATGCTAAGAGACCGAGGGGTGAAAAAGGAGACAGGTTTGAGTTGGGTTGAGGAAGGAAACAAGATTCACACATTCGCTTCTGGGGACAGGACTCACATGAGGACTAAAGAGATTTATTGGAAGTTGGAAGAATTAGGGGATGAAACGGAGAGGGCAGGTCATGTTGCAGACACAAGTTTTGTGCTTAGAGAAGTAAATAATGAAGGAAAAAAccagacgattaggtatcatAGTGAAAGACTAGCAGTTGCATTTGGCCTTTTAACCATTCCTCCAGATAGGCCAATCAGGATAATGAACTTGCGCATTTGTGGTGATTGTCATtctgctatcaaatatatgtCCTAGTGCTCAGGAAGGGCTATCATTGTTAGGGATAACAATAGGTTTCATAGGTTTGAGAAGGGAAAATGCACTTCTGGAGATTATTGGTGA